A region from the Cryptosporangium arvum DSM 44712 genome encodes:
- a CDS encoding DUF1707 SHOCT-like domain-containing protein: MSAPLPDVPESRPPSLRVGDAERQAVVDRLKAALDEGRLDLTEFDERSALAYAAKTEAELVPLTADLPAQPGHTPRPPVPGAEAPVRGKRRLGDSEATWLRIGIILTGIWAITSVTRGEFVFFWPIFPLGIWGLFILANRLTGRRH; encoded by the coding sequence ATGTCCGCGCCCTTACCCGACGTTCCCGAGTCGAGGCCGCCGTCCCTGCGTGTCGGGGACGCCGAGCGCCAGGCGGTCGTCGACCGTCTGAAAGCCGCCCTCGACGAGGGGCGGCTCGACCTGACCGAGTTCGACGAGCGGTCGGCGCTGGCCTACGCGGCCAAGACCGAGGCCGAGCTGGTGCCGCTCACCGCCGACCTGCCGGCCCAGCCGGGGCACACGCCGCGGCCGCCGGTGCCGGGTGCCGAGGCGCCGGTCCGGGGTAAGCGCCGGCTGGGGGATTCCGAGGCCACCTGGTTGCGCATCGGCATCATCCTGACCGGGATCTGGGCCATCACGAGCGTCACCCGGGGCGAGTTCGTGTTCTTCTGGCCGATCTTCCCGCTCGGTATCTGGGGCCTGTTCATCCTGGCCAACCGGCTGACGGGCCGGCGTCACTGA
- the rpsE gene encoding 30S ribosomal protein S5, whose protein sequence is MPGQQRRGGGGGERRDRRDGGRGGSAPEKSPHIERVVAINRVAKVVKGGRRFSFTALVVVGDGDGTVGVGYGKAKEVPAAIAKGVEEAKKHFFKVPRIGSTIAHPVQGEEAAGVVLLKPASPGTGVIAGGPVRAVLECAGIHDILSKSLGSSNAINIVHATIAALKMIERPEAIAARRGLPLEDVAPRALLRARAGGE, encoded by the coding sequence ATGCCTGGTCAGCAGCGCCGAGGCGGTGGAGGCGGCGAACGCCGGGACCGTCGCGACGGCGGGCGGGGCGGATCGGCCCCGGAGAAGTCGCCGCACATCGAGCGCGTCGTCGCGATCAACCGTGTCGCGAAGGTCGTGAAGGGTGGTCGTCGCTTCAGCTTCACCGCGCTGGTCGTGGTGGGCGACGGTGACGGCACCGTCGGTGTCGGTTACGGCAAGGCGAAGGAGGTGCCGGCCGCCATCGCCAAGGGCGTTGAGGAGGCCAAGAAGCACTTCTTCAAGGTGCCGCGGATCGGCTCGACCATCGCTCACCCGGTTCAGGGTGAGGAAGCGGCCGGAGTCGTCCTGCTGAAGCCCGCCAGCCCCGGTACCGGTGTCATCGCCGGTGGCCCGGTCCGCGCGGTGCTGGAGTGCGCCGGCATCCACGACATCCTGAGCAAGAGCCTCGGCTCGTCGAACGCGATCAACATCGTGCACGCCACGATCGCGGCGCTGAAGATGATCGAGCGTCCCGAGGCGATCGCGGCCCGCCGCGGTCTGCCGCTCGAGGACGTCGCGCCGCGTGCGCTGCTGCGTGCTCGGGCCGGAGGAGAGTGA
- the rplR gene encoding 50S ribosomal protein L18 — protein sequence MGANLLHRKSGAGVSAVRRVGKSRRHFRLRKKVVGTEARPRLVVTRSTRHIYAQVIDDGTGRTVASASTLDTSIRGGDGDKSALAKKVGALVAERAKAAGIDAVVFDRGGNKYHGRIAALADAAREGGLEF from the coding sequence ATGGGTGCGAATCTGCTTCACCGCAAGTCGGGTGCCGGCGTCTCCGCCGTGCGCCGGGTGGGCAAGTCGCGCCGCCACTTCCGCCTGCGGAAGAAGGTCGTCGGCACCGAGGCGCGTCCGCGTCTGGTCGTCACCCGGTCCACCCGCCACATCTACGCCCAGGTCATCGACGACGGCACCGGCCGCACGGTCGCGTCGGCCTCGACCCTGGACACCTCGATCCGCGGCGGGGACGGCGACAAGTCGGCCCTGGCCAAGAAGGTCGGCGCGCTGGTGGCCGAGCGGGCCAAGGCGGCCGGCATCGACGCGGTCGTCTTCGACCGTGGCGGCAACAAGTACCACGGGCGGATCGCGGCTCTGGCCGACGCCGCTCGCGAAGGTGGGCTGGAGTTCTGA
- the map gene encoding type I methionyl aminopeptidase, whose protein sequence is MFRTQEIQLKSPADILLMREAGLVVGKTLERLREAVAPGVSTGALDAIAEESIRSLGGIPSFKGYHGFPASICASVNDQVVHGIPSEGQVLEDGDLISIDCGAIVDGWHGDSAITVGVGTVDPAYLEMAKVCEDAMWAGFAAARVGGRLTDISHAVEKAVRAGGKFGIVKHYGGHGIGTEMHQDPHVLNYGKPGRGPKLRVGMALAIEPMITMADPDTVELEDGWTVVTVDGSRAAHTEHSFVLTEDGPWVLTALDGGVARLGDAVTKQQSRG, encoded by the coding sequence GTGTTCAGGACGCAGGAGATCCAGCTCAAGTCACCGGCCGACATCCTCTTGATGCGCGAGGCCGGCCTGGTGGTCGGCAAGACGCTGGAGCGGCTGCGTGAGGCGGTGGCCCCCGGCGTGTCGACGGGTGCGCTCGACGCGATCGCCGAGGAGTCGATCCGGTCGCTGGGTGGGATCCCGTCGTTCAAGGGCTACCACGGCTTCCCGGCGTCGATCTGCGCGTCGGTGAACGACCAGGTCGTCCACGGCATCCCGAGCGAGGGTCAGGTCCTGGAGGACGGCGACCTGATCTCGATCGACTGCGGCGCGATCGTCGACGGCTGGCACGGCGACTCGGCCATCACGGTGGGCGTCGGCACGGTGGATCCCGCCTACCTGGAGATGGCGAAGGTCTGCGAGGACGCGATGTGGGCGGGCTTCGCGGCCGCGCGCGTCGGCGGCCGCCTGACCGACATCAGCCACGCGGTGGAGAAGGCCGTGCGGGCCGGCGGCAAGTTCGGCATCGTGAAGCACTACGGCGGCCACGGCATCGGCACCGAGATGCACCAGGACCCGCACGTGCTCAACTACGGCAAGCCCGGTCGCGGCCCGAAGCTGCGCGTCGGGATGGCGCTCGCGATCGAACCGATGATCACGATGGCCGATCCCGACACGGTCGAGCTCGAGGACGGCTGGACGGTCGTGACCGTCGACGGTTCGCGGGCGGCGCACACCGAGCACTCGTTCGTGTTGACCGAGGACGGCCCGTGGGTGCTGACCGCGCTCGACGGCGGTGTCGCGCGTCTCGGTGACGCGGTCACCAAGCAGCAGTCGCGCGGGTAG
- the rplO gene encoding 50S ribosomal protein L15: MALKVHHLKPAPGARTAKTRVGRGEGSKGKTAGRGTKGTKARYQVPARFEGGQMPIHMRLPKLKGFKNRFRVEYQVVNLDRLAELFPDGGEIGPEELALAGAVRPGRLVKILGDGDLGGVKLTASAHKFSATAKEKIEAAGGTATAIEQ, encoded by the coding sequence ATGGCCCTCAAGGTTCACCACCTGAAGCCGGCCCCGGGCGCTCGCACCGCCAAGACCCGCGTGGGTCGCGGTGAAGGCTCGAAGGGTAAGACGGCCGGTCGCGGTACCAAGGGAACCAAGGCTCGCTACCAGGTTCCGGCGCGCTTCGAGGGTGGGCAGATGCCCATCCACATGCGACTGCCGAAGCTGAAGGGCTTCAAGAACCGGTTCCGCGTCGAGTACCAGGTCGTCAACCTGGACCGGCTCGCCGAGCTGTTCCCCGACGGCGGCGAGATCGGCCCGGAGGAGCTCGCGCTCGCCGGTGCCGTCCGTCCCGGACGTCTGGTCAAGATTCTTGGTGACGGCGATCTCGGTGGCGTCAAGCTCACCGCGTCGGCGCACAAGTTCTCGGCCACCGCCAAGGAGAAGATCGAGGCCGCGGGCGGAACCGCGACCGCGATCGAGCAGTAA
- a CDS encoding type Z 30S ribosomal protein S14, whose protein sequence is MAKKALIQKASGKQKFKVRAYTRCQRCGRPRAVYRAFGLCRICVREMAHRGELPGVTKSSW, encoded by the coding sequence ATGGCGAAGAAGGCCCTGATCCAGAAGGCGTCGGGCAAGCAGAAGTTCAAGGTGCGTGCGTACACTCGCTGCCAGCGTTGTGGCCGTCCGCGCGCCGTGTACCGGGCCTTCGGCCTGTGCCGCATCTGCGTGCGCGAGATGGCGCACCGCGGCGAGCTTCCCGGAGTCACCAAGTCCTCGTGGTGA
- a CDS encoding adenylate kinase, which produces MRLVLVGPPGAGKGTQAEFIAAHLAAPKISTGDLFRFNVGQGTPLGVEAKKYMDAGQLVPDEITINMVRQRLAEPDAVDGFLLDGFPRNVPQAEVLDDMLKELGVKIDVVLELVVEDDEVIRRLSGRRTCRGCGKIWHVEFDPTTVEGVCDRCDGQLFQRDDDKPETIAKRLEVYHEQTEPLVDFYSAQGKLVGIDATGPVEDVTDRAIDALAPFE; this is translated from the coding sequence GTGCGGCTGGTACTGGTCGGCCCCCCGGGTGCGGGCAAGGGGACTCAGGCCGAGTTCATCGCAGCTCACCTCGCCGCGCCCAAAATCTCGACCGGCGACCTGTTCCGCTTCAACGTGGGCCAGGGCACGCCGCTGGGCGTCGAGGCGAAGAAATACATGGACGCTGGTCAGCTCGTTCCGGACGAGATCACGATCAACATGGTGCGCCAGCGGCTGGCCGAGCCGGACGCGGTCGACGGGTTCCTGCTCGACGGGTTCCCTCGCAACGTCCCGCAGGCCGAGGTGCTCGACGACATGTTGAAGGAGCTCGGCGTCAAGATCGACGTCGTGCTCGAACTGGTGGTCGAGGACGACGAGGTGATCCGCCGGCTGTCCGGGCGGCGTACCTGCCGGGGCTGCGGGAAGATCTGGCACGTCGAGTTCGATCCGACGACGGTCGAGGGTGTCTGCGACCGGTGCGACGGTCAGCTGTTCCAGCGTGACGACGACAAGCCGGAGACGATCGCCAAGCGGCTCGAGGTCTACCACGAGCAGACCGAGCCCCTGGTCGACTTCTACAGCGCCCAGGGCAAGCTCGTCGGCATCGACGCCACCGGTCCGGTGGAGGACGTCACCGACCGGGCGATCGACGCACTGGCGCCGTTCGAGTAA
- the infA gene encoding translation initiation factor IF-1, with the protein MPKKDGAIEIEGRVVEALPNAMFRVELQNGHLVLAHISGKMRQHYIRILPEDRVVVELSPYDLSRGRIVYRYK; encoded by the coding sequence ATGCCCAAGAAAGACGGGGCCATCGAAATCGAAGGCCGGGTAGTCGAGGCGCTGCCGAACGCGATGTTTCGCGTGGAGCTGCAGAACGGCCACCTCGTCCTGGCTCACATCTCCGGGAAGATGCGGCAGCACTACATCCGCATCCTGCCCGAGGACCGGGTAGTCGTGGAGCTCTCGCCCTACGACCTGTCCCGTGGGCGCATCGTCTACCGCTACAAGTAA
- the secY gene encoding preprotein translocase subunit SecY codes for MLAAFGRAFRTPDLRKKIFFTLFIIAIYRVGATLPSPGVSVTNINKCIEQLNTGGGSEVLTLLNLFSGGALLQLSVFALGIMPYITASIILQLLVVVIPRLEQLRKEGQAGQAKITQYTRYLTIGLAILQSTGYIALARSGNLFQGCTLSVIPSNTAQPQWLTLTTLVLTMTAGTAVVMWLGELITDRGVGNGMSVLIFTSIAARMPYEGNNILETKGGLVFGIVLVIVLVVIGLVVFIEQAQRRIPVQYAKRMIGRRMYGGTSTYIPLKVNQAGVIPVIFASSLLYLPQLFSQLGNPDDPGSVQKFVDKWITPADSWVHIALYFGLIVFFTYFYVAITFNPTEVADNMRKFGGFVPGIRPGRPTAEYLGYILSRITLPGSIYLGIIAVLPNLFISLLDDGGNNTQNFPFGGTAVLIIVGVGLETVKQIESQLMQRNYEGFLR; via the coding sequence GTGCTCGCCGCCTTCGGTAGGGCGTTTCGTACGCCCGACCTGCGCAAGAAGATCTTCTTCACGCTGTTCATCATTGCGATATACCGAGTCGGCGCCACGCTGCCGTCGCCAGGCGTTTCGGTCACGAACATCAACAAGTGCATCGAGCAGCTCAACACCGGTGGTGGCAGCGAGGTACTCACGCTGCTGAACCTGTTCAGCGGTGGAGCGCTCCTGCAGTTGTCGGTGTTCGCGCTCGGGATCATGCCTTACATCACCGCCAGCATCATCCTGCAGCTGCTCGTCGTGGTCATTCCACGGCTGGAACAGCTCCGCAAGGAGGGCCAGGCGGGACAGGCCAAGATCACGCAGTACACGCGTTACTTGACCATTGGTCTGGCGATCCTGCAGTCGACCGGCTACATCGCCCTGGCCCGGAGCGGCAACCTCTTCCAGGGGTGCACGCTCTCGGTGATCCCGAGCAACACCGCCCAGCCGCAGTGGCTGACGCTCACCACGCTGGTGCTGACGATGACCGCCGGTACCGCGGTCGTGATGTGGCTCGGTGAGCTGATCACCGACCGCGGCGTCGGCAACGGCATGTCGGTCCTGATCTTCACCTCGATCGCGGCGCGCATGCCGTACGAGGGCAACAACATCCTGGAGACCAAGGGCGGTCTCGTCTTCGGCATCGTGCTCGTGATCGTCCTGGTCGTCATCGGCCTGGTGGTCTTCATCGAGCAGGCTCAGCGCCGCATCCCGGTGCAGTACGCGAAGCGGATGATCGGCCGCCGGATGTACGGGGGCACGTCCACCTACATCCCGCTGAAGGTCAACCAGGCCGGTGTCATCCCGGTGATCTTCGCCTCGTCGCTGCTCTATCTGCCGCAGTTGTTCAGCCAGCTGGGCAACCCGGACGACCCCGGATCGGTGCAGAAGTTCGTCGACAAATGGATCACGCCGGCGGACTCCTGGGTGCACATCGCGCTGTATTTCGGCCTGATCGTCTTCTTCACGTACTTCTACGTGGCGATCACGTTCAATCCGACCGAGGTCGCGGACAACATGCGGAAGTTCGGTGGATTCGTGCCGGGCATCCGGCCCGGTCGGCCGACGGCCGAGTACCTCGGCTACATTCTGAGCAGGATCACCCTTCCCGGGTCGATCTACCTCGGTATCATCGCGGTTCTTCCGAACTTGTTCATCTCCCTACTCGATGACGGCGGCAACAACACCCAGAACTTCCCCTTCGGGGGTACGGCGGTACTGATCATCGTCGGTGTCGGTCTCGAGACCGTTAAACAGATCGAGAGCCAGCTCATGCAGCGCAACTACGAAGGTTTCCTCCGCTAG
- a CDS encoding DNA-directed RNA polymerase subunit alpha, producing MLITQRPALTEEQVNEHRSRFVIEPLEPGFGYTLGNSLRRTLLSSIPGAAVTSIKIDGVLHEFTTVPGVKEDVTELILNIKQLVISSENDEPVTMYLRKQGPGTVTAADIAPPAGVTVHNTDLHIATINAKGRLEMELTVERGRGYVSAVQNKQPGQEIGRIPVDSIYSPVLKVKYAVEATRVEQRTDFDKLIIDVETKNSLTPRTALASAGSTLVELFGLARELDETAEGIDIGPSPQDAALAADLALPIEELDLTVRSYNCLKREGIHSVGELISRSEADLLDIRNFGAKSIDEVKMKLATMGLALKDSPPGFDPANVVDTFSDADYDGADYAETEQL from the coding sequence GTGCTCATCACCCAGCGCCCCGCGCTGACCGAAGAGCAGGTCAACGAGCACCGTTCCCGGTTCGTCATCGAGCCGCTGGAGCCCGGATTCGGCTACACGCTGGGCAACTCGCTCCGGCGCACGCTGCTGTCCTCGATCCCCGGTGCCGCTGTCACCAGCATCAAGATCGACGGCGTCCTGCACGAGTTCACCACCGTTCCGGGGGTGAAGGAGGACGTCACCGAGCTCATCCTCAACATCAAGCAGCTCGTGATCAGCTCCGAGAACGACGAGCCGGTCACGATGTACCTGCGCAAGCAGGGCCCGGGCACGGTCACCGCCGCGGACATCGCGCCGCCGGCGGGCGTCACCGTGCACAACACGGACCTGCACATCGCCACGATCAACGCGAAGGGCCGGCTCGAGATGGAGCTGACCGTCGAGCGTGGCCGTGGTTACGTCTCGGCTGTCCAGAACAAGCAGCCCGGGCAGGAGATCGGCCGGATCCCGGTCGACTCGATCTACTCCCCGGTGCTGAAGGTGAAGTACGCGGTCGAGGCCACCCGTGTCGAGCAGCGGACCGACTTCGACAAGCTGATCATCGACGTCGAGACGAAGAACTCGCTCACCCCGCGGACGGCTCTCGCCTCGGCCGGTTCGACCCTGGTCGAGCTGTTCGGGCTCGCCCGCGAGCTGGACGAGACCGCCGAGGGCATCGACATCGGCCCGTCGCCGCAGGACGCCGCGCTCGCGGCCGACCTGGCGCTGCCGATCGAGGAGCTCGACCTGACGGTCCGTTCCTACAACTGCCTCAAGCGTGAGGGCATCCACTCCGTGGGTGAGCTCATCTCGCGCAGCGAGGCCGACCTCCTCGACATCCGCAACTTCGGCGCGAAGTCGATCGACGAGGTCAAGATGAAGCTGGCCACGATGGGTCTCGCGCTCAAGGACTCGCCGCCCGGGTTCGACCCGGCGAACGTCGTGGACACCTTCTCCGACGCCGATTACGACGGCGCCGACTACGCCGAGACCGAGCAGCTGTAA
- the rpsK gene encoding 30S ribosomal protein S11 → MPPKSRGAGVKKVRRKEKKNVAHGHAHIKSTFNNTIVSITDPQGNVISWASAGHVGFKGSRKSTPFAAQMAAENAARKAQEHGMRKVDVFVKGPGSGRETAIRSLQATGLEVGSISDVTPMPHNGCRPPKRRRV, encoded by the coding sequence ATGCCACCGAAGAGCCGTGGCGCCGGGGTCAAGAAGGTCCGGCGCAAGGAAAAGAAGAACGTTGCGCACGGCCACGCGCACATCAAGAGCACGTTCAACAACACGATCGTGTCGATCACGGACCCCCAGGGCAACGTGATCAGTTGGGCGTCCGCCGGCCACGTGGGCTTCAAGGGCTCGCGCAAGTCGACGCCGTTCGCCGCGCAGATGGCCGCCGAGAACGCGGCCCGCAAGGCGCAGGAGCACGGCATGCGCAAGGTCGACGTCTTCGTGAAGGGTCCGGGCTCCGGCCGCGAGACCGCGATCCGTTCGCTCCAGGCCACCGGCCTCGAGGTCGGTTCGATCTCCGACGTCACCCCGATGCCCCACAACGGCTGCCGCCCGCCCAAGCGCCGCCGCGTCTGA
- the rpsH gene encoding 30S ribosomal protein S8, which translates to MTMTDPIADMLTRLRNANSAYHDRVTMPHSKLKAHVAEILQQEGYISGWSVADPAEGAVGKVLTVDLKYGPNRERSIAGLRRVSKPGLRVYAKSNSLPRVLGGLGVAIISTSSGLLTDRQATKRGVGGEVLAYVW; encoded by the coding sequence ATGACGATGACCGACCCGATCGCAGACATGCTGACGCGTCTGCGCAACGCCAATTCGGCGTACCACGACCGGGTGACGATGCCGCATTCCAAGCTGAAGGCGCACGTCGCCGAGATCCTCCAGCAGGAGGGCTACATCTCCGGCTGGAGCGTGGCCGACCCGGCCGAGGGCGCCGTTGGCAAGGTCCTCACCGTTGATCTGAAGTACGGCCCCAACCGTGAGCGGAGCATCGCCGGCCTCCGGCGCGTGTCGAAGCCCGGCCTGCGGGTGTACGCGAAGTCCAACAGTCTGCCCCGCGTGCTGGGCGGCCTCGGCGTGGCGATCATCTCCACGTCGTCGGGTCTGCTCACCGACCGGCAGGCGACCAAGCGTGGAGTGGGCGGGGAAGTCCTCGCCTACGTCTGGTAG
- the rplE gene encoding 50S ribosomal protein L5, with protein sequence MTAPATEKIQPRQKLRYREEIIPALRDQFKYSNVMQVPGVVKVVVNMGVGDAARDSKLIDGAVRDLTAITGQRPQVQKARKSIAQFKLREGQPIGAKVTLRNDRMWEFLDRLLSIALPRIRDFRGLSGNQFDGHGNYTFGLNEQSMFHEIDVDKIDRPRGMDITVVTTATTDEEGRALLKLLGFPFKEN encoded by the coding sequence ATGACTGCCCCGGCCACCGAGAAGATCCAGCCTCGGCAGAAGCTGCGGTACCGCGAGGAGATCATCCCCGCGCTGCGTGACCAGTTCAAGTACTCGAACGTCATGCAGGTGCCCGGCGTCGTCAAGGTCGTCGTGAACATGGGCGTCGGAGACGCCGCTCGCGACTCCAAGCTGATCGACGGTGCGGTCCGCGACCTCACCGCCATCACCGGTCAGCGCCCGCAGGTCCAGAAGGCCCGCAAGTCGATCGCGCAGTTCAAGCTGCGCGAAGGACAGCCGATCGGCGCCAAGGTCACCTTGCGCAACGACCGGATGTGGGAGTTCCTGGACCGCCTGCTGTCGATCGCCCTGCCCCGCATCCGCGACTTCCGCGGCCTGTCCGGCAACCAGTTCGACGGTCACGGCAACTACACGTTCGGCCTGAACGAGCAGTCGATGTTCCACGAGATCGACGTGGACAAGATCGACCGCCCGCGGGGCATGGACATCACGGTCGTGACCACCGCGACGACGGACGAGGAGGGTCGGGCGCTGCTCAAGCTCCTCGGCTTTCCGTTCAAGGAGAACTGA
- the rpmJ gene encoding 50S ribosomal protein L36, whose protein sequence is MKVNPSVKPICDKCKVIRRHGRVMVICENLRHKQRQG, encoded by the coding sequence GTGAAGGTCAACCCGAGCGTCAAGCCGATCTGTGACAAGTGCAAGGTGATCCGCCGCCACGGCCGGGTCATGGTGATCTGCGAGAACCTGCGCCACAAGCAGCGCCAGGGCTAG
- the rplF gene encoding 50S ribosomal protein L6: MSRIGKLPIQVPSGVDVAIDGSTVTVKGPKGTLTHQVVEPISIGRGDDGSIEVSRPNDERRAKERHGLTRTLVSNMVAGVTSGYSKTLEIQGTGYRVTAKGSDLEFALGFSHPVVVRPPAGITFRVEKPTQFVVEGIDKQLVGEVAANIRKIRPPEPYKGKGVRYQGENVRRKAGKAGK, from the coding sequence ATGTCACGCATCGGTAAGCTGCCGATCCAGGTGCCTTCCGGCGTCGACGTCGCGATCGACGGTTCGACGGTCACCGTGAAGGGCCCGAAGGGCACTCTCACCCACCAGGTCGTCGAGCCGATCTCGATCGGTCGCGGCGACGACGGTTCGATCGAGGTGTCGCGTCCGAACGACGAGCGTCGGGCCAAGGAGCGTCACGGTCTGACCCGGACGCTGGTGTCGAACATGGTCGCCGGCGTCACCTCGGGCTACAGCAAGACGCTGGAGATCCAGGGCACCGGTTACCGCGTCACGGCCAAGGGTTCTGACCTCGAGTTCGCGCTCGGGTTCAGCCACCCGGTCGTCGTCCGGCCGCCCGCGGGCATCACGTTCCGCGTCGAGAAGCCGACCCAGTTCGTGGTCGAGGGCATCGACAAGCAGCTGGTCGGCGAGGTCGCCGCCAACATCCGCAAGATTCGTCCGCCGGAGCCCTACAAGGGCAAGGGCGTCCGATACCAGGGCGAGAACGTCCGGCGCAAGGCCGGAAAGGCAGGTAAGTGA
- the rpsD gene encoding 30S ribosomal protein S4, producing MARYTGADCRRCRREKMKLFLKGSKCESPKCPIEVRPYPPGQHGRGRTKDSEYLLQLREKQKAKRIYGVLEKQFGGYYVEANRKQGKTGDILLQILESRLDNVVYRAGFSKSRDMARQVVRHGHVLVNGVKVDIPSYRVSENDIVEIREKSRELTPFVVARAEAGSRGIPAWLEVLSSQMRILVHALPARQVIDTPVQEQLIVELYSK from the coding sequence ATGGCCCGTTACACCGGTGCTGACTGCCGGCGCTGCCGGCGCGAGAAGATGAAGCTGTTCCTCAAGGGCAGCAAGTGCGAGTCGCCGAAGTGCCCGATCGAGGTTCGTCCCTACCCGCCGGGCCAGCACGGCCGCGGGCGCACCAAGGACAGCGAGTACCTGCTCCAGCTGCGTGAGAAGCAGAAGGCCAAGCGCATCTACGGCGTTCTGGAGAAGCAGTTCGGCGGCTACTACGTCGAGGCGAACCGCAAGCAGGGCAAGACCGGCGACATCCTGCTCCAGATCCTGGAGTCCCGCCTGGACAACGTCGTGTACCGCGCCGGCTTCTCGAAGTCGCGTGACATGGCGCGCCAGGTCGTCCGCCACGGCCACGTGCTGGTCAACGGCGTGAAGGTCGACATCCCGTCCTACCGCGTCAGCGAGAACGACATCGTCGAGATCCGGGAGAAGTCCCGCGAGCTCACGCCGTTCGTCGTGGCGCGCGCCGAGGCCGGTTCCCGGGGTATCCCGGCCTGGCTCGAGGTCCTCTCCAGCCAGATGCGGATCCTGGTCCACGCTCTCCCGGCCCGGCAGGTCATCGACACGCCGGTCCAGGAGCAGCTGATCGTCGAGCTCTACTCGAAGTAA
- the rpmD gene encoding 50S ribosomal protein L30, whose translation MARLKVTQIRSSIGTKQNHRHTLRSLGLKRINDVVVKEDRPEMRGMVQTVRHLVTVEEVE comes from the coding sequence ATGGCTCGTCTCAAGGTCACCCAGATCCGGTCGTCGATCGGCACCAAGCAGAACCACCGCCACACGCTGCGGTCGCTCGGCTTGAAGCGGATCAACGACGTCGTCGTGAAGGAAGACCGCCCCGAGATGCGCGGCATGGTTCAGACCGTGCGCCACCTCGTGACGGTCGAGGAGGTGGAGTAA
- the rplQ gene encoding 50S ribosomal protein L17, with amino-acid sequence MPTPTKGPRLGGSPAHEKHLLSNLARALFEHGRITTTEAKAKRLRPYAERLITFAKRGDLHARRQVLSLVRDKDVVGHLFAEIGPRYVNRPGGYTRIVKVEPRKGDNAPMAIIELVEALTVAQTAVGEAERARGTKFAKDDKAAALSGDTGTDEAPASDDTSDDATEAKVEAAEAKADAAEAKAEAAEAKADAAEAKAEAAEAKADDAEKA; translated from the coding sequence ATGCCCACGCCCACCAAGGGTCCCCGCCTCGGCGGTAGCCCGGCGCACGAGAAGCACCTGCTGTCGAACCTGGCACGGGCGCTGTTCGAGCACGGCCGGATCACCACCACCGAAGCGAAGGCGAAGCGGCTTCGCCCGTACGCCGAGCGGCTGATCACCTTCGCCAAGCGCGGAGACCTGCACGCCCGTCGCCAGGTGCTCAGCCTGGTGCGGGACAAGGACGTGGTCGGTCACCTGTTCGCCGAGATCGGCCCGCGGTACGTCAACCGCCCCGGCGGTTACACCCGCATCGTCAAGGTCGAGCCCCGCAAGGGTGACAACGCTCCGATGGCGATCATCGAGCTGGTCGAGGCGCTGACCGTGGCGCAGACCGCCGTCGGTGAGGCCGAGCGCGCCCGCGGCACCAAGTTCGCCAAGGACGACAAGGCCGCCGCACTGTCCGGCGACACCGGTACCGACGAGGCCCCGGCCTCCGACGACACGTCGGACGACGCCACCGAGGCCAAGGTCGAGGCCGCTGAGGCCAAGGCTGACGCCGCGGAGGCGAAGGCGGAGGCCGCCGAGGCCAAGGCTGACGCCGCGGAGGCGAAGGCGGAGGCCGCCGAGGCCAAGGCCGACGACGCCGAGAAGGCCTGA
- the rpsM gene encoding 30S ribosomal protein S13, producing MARLVGVDLPREKRLEIALTYIFGIGRTRSLETIKATGLNPDTRVRDLSDEDLVTLRDYIEGQFRVEGDLRREVAADIRRKIEIGCYQGIRHRRGLPVRGQRTHTNARTRKGPRKTVAGKKKPGKK from the coding sequence ATGGCACGTCTCGTCGGCGTAGACCTCCCCCGCGAAAAGCGGCTCGAGATCGCGCTCACGTACATCTTCGGTATCGGCCGGACCCGTTCGCTCGAAACGATCAAGGCGACCGGGCTCAACCCGGACACCCGCGTTCGTGACCTGTCGGACGAAGACCTGGTGACCCTTCGTGACTACATCGAGGGTCAGTTCAGGGTCGAGGGTGACCTGCGCCGCGAGGTTGCCGCCGACATCCGGCGCAAGATCGAGATCGGTTGCTACCAGGGCATCCGGCACCGCCGCGGCCTTCCAGTGCGCGGACAGCGCACCCACACCAACGCGCGTACCCGTAAGGGCCCGCGCAAGACCGTGGCCGGCAAGAAGAAGCCGGGCAAGAAGTAA